Below is a window of Nitrospira sp. DNA.
TTGGCGACGACGGCAAACCCCTTCCACATTTCGGACAGCACCACAGTCAGCCCCTGTTCCCTCCTATCCGGCACCGAGACGTCGAGATGAAGGCTATAGAACAACAGCATGGCGATGCAGCCGAAGACGCCGGCCGTGACAAACGCTGTGGGGAAGCCCGCCGCATGGACGAGGTACCCTCCGAGAAAGGGGCCCAAGAGAGAACCGGACTGGGTGCATGCCGTATAGGTCCCGAGGGCCGCACCACGTCGTTCCCGATAGAGCTCCGCCACGGTGGCTAGAGCGCTCGGAGCGAAGATGGCCGTTGCAAACCCGTGAAGAAACCGTAGTGCCGTCAGCGCATCCAAGTTCGTAATGAAGGGATAGAGAAACGGCGGTAGCCCGAACGCTACCACGCCGATCCGCAGCAAAAATCGCCTTCCATAGATATCGGAGAGGGCGCCGGACGGCAGTTTCAGCAAGACACCCGTCAAGGTCGAAACGGACACGATCAGACCGATCCGCTCCGGGCTCGCGCCGAGCGATTCGGCGAACAAGGAAAGCGCGGGCATCCGCACCATGTTGTAGCTGATGAAGCAAAAGATACCGACCGTACAGATCAGCACGAAACTGCGCGATGTCGTCATGGGATCGACCTACCGTCCAAGCTACCTTCGCTTGTGCTCTATGGACCCATCAGCGTCTGTTTCAGGAACGCCACGTGATGCTCCGGTAAAGCCGGCGGGTTCGCCAGTTCAGACATCACCCGTTCAGGATCCAGCCTCATCACTACTCCCAACCGATCGACAGTCTCCACTCCCTTTTGCAACCGGCTTGTCACGACCTTAGAAACCAGCGGATGCAGCAGGGAAACCAATCCTGAAAGAAAACGATTATCCAACTTGGTGTACGCCACCAATGTGCTGTTCGTCGTTTCATTGTTGTTCGCGTCTCGCATGGCACCGGTCCTGAGAAAGACGACTGCTTTCCCCGTCACGTGAGGAAGCAACCGGCCTTCATGAATTCCCTCAAGAAAGTAGATGCGGCTCGTAGGATCCTCGTACACCAGCTCAACGATGCCCTTTGTCCCCTCGCCGTCATCGCCCCAGAAGCGGCCCGGGCCTCGCGCTTCCGATCGGTAACGACCGAGGTGCAGGCGCCTGATCATATCTGCTGTAAAGGGAGGATGATCCAACAGATGCCGATACAGCGGTTCGGATAGAGCGGTTCGGATCGGGCCGAGCCTGCTCTCGGTCGTATGATTCTGAATGATGGCTTGCAGTCTACAGGCCCAGTCGGGATTCACTCGTTCGACGGGAAATAGGAGCCCGGCATGATCGGGGGGCAATGTGCAGGCTTCCGCCCGGCCATACCCGGCAGACACAAGAATCCCCATAACGATCCACACCACAAGCATGTGAGTCACAGGACAAGGAGTCTGTCCGACATTGCCGTTCGTTACGAGGTGAAGGAGGTGCCGGCAGATGCAAGGCCACAGGTCACGAAAAACCGGAAGCGTATTCACTGGAATACGTTGAGGATTTTTCGGGGCCGAGAACGAAGCAGATGCCGATACATCGTTTGCCGCAGTAGAAAGGTCAATGTCGGACAGGCTCCTACGCTGGAACCGCCACGCAGAGATCATGAAGCCGGCTTCGCTGTGTCAATCGTGAGATGAACGGGGAAGAGTCGCTCAGGGTCCTGTCGCAGTCTGGCTTGTCTCAACAGGGTTTCGACTGATGGAGTCACAGTTCCTTCGAACGAGAGACGGCCGTTCGTCACCACCGTGAGCGGTTTGGAGACATCGATCAATTGCTCGTTCAGGAATAGGCTATACCGTCGAACATGCTCGGCCTTCACCTCAATGCGATTGCGTGCGGCAATCCAGGCGTCAAGCCTGGCATACACTCGACGCTTGATTCGTTCGTCACGTTTGTCAACCAAATCATCTGAAAATGCCGCGATCGGATCGGTCGCATCGAGGCGGATCCAGTTGAACGACTGAAAGTGGCTCCCGTCACGGACGACGGTCAGGTTGGTCGGCAAGGGGTCACGGCGCTGACGATTGAACCAGTCAACAAGGTCCGGTAACTCCTCTCTGGGGAAATAGTGCCCACCTGCCATGGAATGCTCACGTTGATGCTCGCGATACACATAGAGATAGCCGAGCCTGTCCAGCTCTCGGGCGATCGAGCGGCTCAGCTCCACCGGCATCACCTGATCTTTGGCCCCATGAATGATATAGACCGGCGTGTTTCGAAGATTCGCTAGAAACGGCATCAATACATCATCCAATCCACTCGCCATGGGTGCCAGGCCGGCAAACAACGGCGCATGATGCATCCCAATCAACCACGTACCGATCCCGCCGTTCGACATGCCTGTGAGAAACACGCGATCGGGATCCACATGATACCGGTGCACGACTTGCTGGATCGTCTCCAGCACCAGCTCTTCAGCACGCCTTGTAAACCAGGCAGCGGAGGGATAGGAGGGGCAGGCCAATAGATAGTCCTCGCCCAGTCGTGGGCGCCATCGCTCCAAATATTCCTCGCCGGTAAAACCAAATCCATGCAGACACACGACTAATGCATAGGCCTTCGAAGCTTGGTACGTCGGCGGGATGAACAGGGACAGTGGGTACTGCTGTCCACGGATCACGATCGGTTCTTCCGGAAAACTCCCGACTGGTTGGTTCTGATAGACCCGTTCATTTCTTATAATATGAGAGACTGTTGCGACGGACGCATGTTGGTCGAGGAGAATGCGCTGCAACAACCGATCGGTCTCATCACTGTCATGGGCTGCTAGGTACCGGACGACGAGCGAAGTCAGACTCTCGACGACCGATACCGGCTCCTCTGCAACGCTGGAGTTTATTCCGCCGCCAAGAACCACTGACAAGGTGATGACTCTTATCCAGACAGTCACAGATCGCCTTCCACCACAAAATCATTGCCGACGGATCGTGTCACGATACGGCGTAACTTGATCGCTCCAGCGAGCCGAGCCGGACTTGCTCCCCCGATCACACCCTTGGCATTCTGGCCACCAAGAAGTAGTGGCGCCATGTAGAGCCGAATGTGATCGATCAACTTTGCCTTCATCATCGCCGCATTGATCTCGCTTCCTCCCTCCACGAGCAGGGACAGGATGCCGCGCCGACCGAGCTGCTTGAGCAGAGCGGGCAGCGAAACACGACCTTGCAGAGCGGGCAACGTAAGGATCTCTATACCCTGTTTTTGCAGGACCGATCGTCGAGTTGTTGGAGCTGCAGCAGTTGTCGCGACAATCGTTTTAGCCTTATCCTGTTGCGCCAGGATCTGTGCATTGAACGGGGTGCGCAGCCGGCTATCGACCACGATGCGAAGGGGCTGCCGTAGAGCTAATTTATCCAGTCGCGGTCCCGTTCTCGCTGTTAGTGAGGGATCATCAACCAGAACGGTGCCTACTCCGATCAAGATTGCATCGACAGCACGACGAAGTTGATGCACCTCCCGACGAGAGGACGTACCCGTAATCCATCGCGACTCCCCCGTTGCCGTAGCGACCTTTCCATCAAGCGTCATGCCAGCCTTGAGTATCACATAGGGACGGCTTGTTTTCATCCAATGGCAATAGAACTTGTTCAGTGCTTCCGCCTCAGACCGAGCCACGCCGATCGTGATTGCGAGTCCGGCCTGCCGAAGTGCTGCGGCTCCTCTTCCCTTTACTGATGGATTCGGATCGGGCATCGCGACCACGACACGACGAACACCTGAACGAATGATCTCGGGGACACAGGGAGGAGTCCGTTTCTTCAGATGACAACAGGGCTCAAGCGTCACATAGAGGGTCGCGCCTCGAGCACCCTTGTCTGTCTTTTGCAGCGCCAGAATTTCTGCGTGAGGAGTCCCTGGTCGGAGATGAAAACCCTCCCCGATGATTCTGCCTTGACGAACCACCAAGGCTCCGACCATCGGATTCGGGCTTGTCGTTCCCTGGCCCTTCGCCGCCAGGCGAAGGGCCAGGGTCATGAAGTAGAGATCTCGTTGACTGCTGGTCACCGTCTCTTGCGGCGTGAGGTCGACGGCTTGCGTTCCGTCCGAGCCTTTTTCCCCGCCGGTTTCGCACTCGATTCCGCGATGGCTGCCTGCGCCGCCGCCAACCTCGCGATCGCCACGCGGAAGGGGGAACAGCTGACGTAATCCAATCCCAATTGATGACAGAACTCGACGGAGCTGGGATCGCCGCCATGTTCGCCGCAAATGCCGAGCTTGAGCTCAGACCTTGTCTTGCGCCCGCCTTCGATCGCCTGTTTCATCAGTAAACCGACGCCTTCGCGGTCGAGCACGGCAAAGGGATCCGAGTCCATGATCTTCTCGGTCTTATAGAAATCGATGAACTTGGCCGCATCGTCGCGTGAAAAGCCGAACGTCGTCTGAGTCAGGTCGTTGGTCCCGAACGAGAAGAACTCCGCCTCCTGCGCAACCCGATCGGCCGTCACCGCCGCGCGCGGCAACTCGATCATCGTGCCGACCAGGTAACTCAACTTGACGCCATACCGCTTCATCGTCTCCTGGGCGACTTCTTTCACGAGATCTTTCTGCGACTTCATTTCGGAGACCATGCCGACGAGCGGGATCATAATCTCCGGCACGATCTTCTTGCCTTCCTTCGCCAATTCGCAGGCCGCCTCCATGATCGCCCTCGCCTGCATTCGGGTGATTTCCGGCATCGTGATGCCCAACCGACAGCCACGAAGACCCAGCATGGGGTTGAATTCATGAAGTTCTTCCACTCGGGCCAGCAAACGGCGCTTCTCCTCGAGATTGGCCTCGTCATTCTCGGTCAATTCCAGCTGCGCAATCTCCACCATCAATTCTTCGCGCTTGGGCAAAAACTCGTGGAGCGGCGGATCAAGCAGACGAATCGTGACCGGATATCCCTGCATCTCCCGATAGAGCCCGACAAAATCTTGTTTCTGCAGCGGCAGAAGTTGCTCCAAGTACTTCTCGCGTTCTTCCTTCGTCCGCGCCAGAATCATCTTCTGCATGATCGGAATACGATCTTCGGCGAAGAACATGTGTTCGGTCCGACAGAGACCGATACCTTCCGCTCCGAATCCTCTCGCAATTCTAGCCTGGTCCGGCACGTCGGCGTTGGCCCGGACACGCAACCGGCGTACGCTGTCCGCCCACGAGAGTAACGTCGCGAACAGCTGATACTTCGGCGACTGCTTGGCATCCAGCTTCCCTTGCACCACTTGAATGATTTCCGACTCCACCACCGGCACATCGCCGTCGTAGACGTTCCCCGTCGACCCGTTGACGGAGATATAGTCCCCTTCGCGAAACACCTTCGAGCCGATCCGCACCGATTGAGCGTCGATCACTTGCACCGCGTCGCAGCCGGCCACGCAGACTTTGCCCATCTGCCGGGCGACCACCGCCGCATGCGACGTCATCCCGCCGCGTGCGGTCAAAAATCCGGTCGCCGCGTTCATGCCGTGAATATCATCCGGGCTGGTTTCCTCGCGGACCAGCACGACACGTTGACCTGCTGCTTTCATCTCGACCGCGCGGTCCGGCGTCAACGCGATTTTGCCTGCTGCCGCACCGGGACCGGCCGGCAACCCTTTGCCCAGCGGAGTCTGGCTGGATTCCACCGTTGAGTCGAAGATGGGATAGAGATACTGTGCCAGCTGATCGGGGCTGACGCGCTGCACCGCTTCGCGCTTCGTGATCAGTCCTGCTTTCACCATTTCGACGGCGATACGGACCGCCGATATGCCGGTCCGTTTCCCGACGCGGGTTTGCAGCATGTAGAGCTTGCCCTCCTGAATCGTAAATTCCAGGTCGAGCATGTCTCGGTAATGTTTTTCAAGCTTCTTATACGTGTGTTCAAGATCCTTGTAGGCAGCCGGAACGTTCTTGGCGAGTGCGCTGACCGGCAGAGGCGTTCTGATGCCGGCCACGACGTCTTCACCCTGCGCATTCATCAGACATTCGCCGAAGAATTTATGCTCGCCGGTATTCGGATCGCGGGTGAACGCCACGCCGGTCCCGCTGGTGTCGCCCATGTTGCCGAACACCATCGCCACCACGTTGACGGCGGTGCCCCAATGGTCCGGAATGCCGTTCAGCCGCCGATAGGTAATGGCGCGCGCGCCGTTCCACGACGAGAACACCGCGTTGATCGCCATCCGCAGCTGCTCATTTGGATCGTCCGGAAAATCCTTCCCCGTTTCCTCCTTCACTAACGACTTGAATCGTCCGACAAGGTCTCGCAAGGCCCGCCCATCCAATTGTGTCTCGTGGGCCACCCCCATTTCTTCTTTCTTGTGGTTCAGAATGGCTTCAAAGTGTTCGCGAGGCACCCCCATGACGATGCTGCCGAACATCGTGACGAAACGGCGATAGCTATCCTGGGCGAACCGCTCATTCTTCGTCTTGGCGGCAAGCCCCTCGACCGTCTTCAGCGTGAGGCCCACATTCAGTACCGTGTCCATCATGCCGGGCATCGATGCGCGGGCGCCGGATCGCACGGACACCAGCAACGGCTTCTCAGGATCGCCGAACCCCATCCCCATCGACCGCTCCACGCGCTTCAGCGCAGCTAACGTCGCCTCCCACATCCCGGATGGATATTTCTTGCCCTGTTTGTAGTATTCGATGCAGGCTTCGGTGGTGATCGTGAAGCCCGGCGGGACTGAGATACCCAAATTGGTCATCTCGGCCAATCCCGCGCCCTTTCCGCCGAGCAGTTCCTTCATGTTCGACGTGCCCTCGGCTTTGCCGTCGCCGAAATAGTAGACATATTTCTTTGCCACGTGATGTCTCCTTCCAGGAAGAGTACGGATCAATGAGCGGGCGACGCGCGACGACCCTCGGTTGATTCCAGACGAAGCCGATAGCGGTTCACCAAGAACCACTTCGCCCTTACGCCACCGACGATAATGACGGTGACGAACAAGATCAGCATCAACAATCGGTAATCAGCTTGAATACCCTGATCGACGTAATACTGGCCGTCAAGTCCCTTCTTGAGCTTCGTGTCCGGCTGCAGATAATGAGGTTTCCCGCTCGGGTCGGAGAGAATAAGCCATTCCGAGCAGAGCCGAACCGGTTCGTTCATGCCAGGGAATGACTGCCACGTCAGTCGAAGACACACGTCCTGTTTTGCGTTGAACAGCTCAGGTGTCTTCACCAAGTCATCCAAATTGATGCCGCTGAGTCTAAGCCCGAGGAGGAGGATGGCATTGCAGAGCACCATCAAGGTCAGCGAGACGCCAAGAGAAAATCGTCGGATCTTGTCCGCCCGACGGCCTACGTCCGTCCTCGGCTGATCCATGGCCGCTCCAGTCTTGTTTCACGTCTCGACGACAGGATGCCTGTCACTCAGTCCGATTTGATCTACCGTACTTGTACCACAATCTGTGAAAAATCTGCGAACCTCCCGAAGAAACCATCCGCCACATGTCTCAGCAACGAAAGCCGATTATGACGCAAGGCAGAATCCTCGACATTGACCATCACCGACTCAAAAAACCGATCGATGGACGGCTTCAACTGAACTAAACAATCAAGCGCGTCCTTATACTGACGCTGCTCGATCAGCCTGTCGTACCTTTCTTCCATTGATTGCAATCGCGTATGGAGTTCGCGCTCCGCGTCATCTTTGAACAACGATGAGTCCACCGCGGTCGGCTCCGACCTCCTCACTCCCTCTTTCCTTAAGATATTGTTCGCTCGATTGAACCCGACGATCAAGGGGTCAAATTCCGGAAGGGAAGCGGTGGTCTGTAGGACCTCCATTCGGCGAGCAAGATCGATCAAATCGCATTCGTTCGTGACGGACCCCGTGACAGCGTGCATCACATCATCCCGCAGGTTCTTCGTCGTTTTCATGTAGAACCGAAACCGCTCAATGATGAATCCAAACGGATCCTCTACGCTCGACGCTGCCGGTTTGACATCAGTCTCCAGGCCCTGCCTGACGCTCGTGAGCATCCGACGCAGGTCTAATTTGATGGTGCCTTCAATCACGATTCGCACGACCGACAAAGCATGCCGCCTCAAGGCAAACGGATCCTCTGACCCCTTTGGGATGATGCCGGCCTGAAAAAAAGCCACGATCGTATCGAGCCTGTCGGCTAGTCCCAGCACGAGCCCTTCGGTCGTTTCCGGCAAGGCCCCGTCCATCCCCCGCGGAACATACTGATCCCGGATGGCGTCGCAAACCTCGCGCTTCTCTCCATCGTGCTCCGCGTAATATCCTCCCATGATGCCTTGAAGCTCCGGAAATTCCCCCACAATGCCGGACAGCAGATCCGCTTTACAGAGTTGGGCTGCTCTCGCACAGGCCTCGATAGAATCCTGTGGAAGCGCCAGCGAGCCGGCAATGAGACGAGCAAGCTTGCAGACTCGTTCCGCCTTGTGAGCCATCGTGCCGAGCTTCTGATGGAACGTGACGCCGGCGAGTTTCTTCCCCCGTTCCTCCAACTTCACCTTACGGTCCTCGTCAAAAAAGAACTTCGCGTCGGCCAATCTCGCTGCCAGCACCCGTTCGTTCCCCGTCCGAATCAGCGACATATTTTGAGGTTCATTGTCGGCGATTGTGATGAAATGAGGCGCCAGCTTGCCGGACTGCTTGTCCCTGACCGAAAAGAATCCTTGATGGTGCTTCATCGACGTCATCAGGACTTCCGGTGGAACCGCCAAATACTCCGGTTTGAAGTTGCCTAGGAGGGCACAAGGCCACTCCGTGGTGTACACCGCTTGATCGAGCAGGGCATCATCTGCATTCAAAGCAACGCCCGCTTCGGCACAAAGACCGTCGATGTGTGTCTGAATCTTGGCTCGGCGTCGCTCAGGATCAACCATCACCCCTCGCCGTTCGAGTTCACGGCTATAGGTCTTGAAATCCCTCACGATGATAGGTTTTCCGCCGCCCATCACGCGGTGACCGAACGTGCGATTGCCTGCCCGGATGCCGGCTATCTCCACCGGCACGACACTTCCCCCGAAGAGCGCAACGATCCACCGTACGGGCCTGGCAAAACGTAGGCCCGTTTCGTTCCACTTCATGGCCTTGGGAAAAGAAATCTTTGCGACAAGGTGAGGCAGTAGTTCCGTAAGAAGGGTTGCGGTCTCCCGCCCCGCATCGTGCTTGACCGCGAAAAGATACTCGCCCTTCGGGGTTTCGCGAAGCTCCAAACTTTCCACTGCAACGCCCTGGCCCGTTGCGAACCCCATCGCTGCTCTAGTGGGTTGACCGGTCTGGTCGAATGCCACCATTCTCGATGGCCCCATCGTTTCCTTGACAACCGCAGTTTGATGGGCAAGCAAATCGTCCACGACCAAGACGAGCCGTCGTGGTGTCCCATAGGTGTTGACGGACTTGAACGACAATCGCGCATCCTGAAACATACGGTCGGCTGATTCTCGAAGGGCCGTGAGGGCCGGCGCGACAAATTCAAACGGCAGCTCCTCCATGCCGATCTCGAACAAGAACTCGGCGGTCGATTTGAGACTGCGGGGTTTTTGCCGAGGTTTCTTCACGAGCGTGCGTTTCATCGATGCGTCACCTGCATCCTCATGAGCGGATGCCCCATCGAAGCCCGCTCCTCGATATAGCGCTCGGCACATTGCCTCGCCAGCGCCCGCACCCGCGCAATGTAACCGGTCCGTTCCGCGACACTGATGGCGCCGCGCGCATCCAAGAGATTGAACGCATGGGATGATTTGATGCAATAGTCGTAAGCGGGCAAGGTCAAGCGCTTGTCGGCCTGCGCGAGCAATCGTTTGCACTCGGCTTCGTTTGCCTGGAACGCTTGCATGAGCATGCTGACGTCCGCTTCCTCGAAGTTGTACCGCGACCCCTGCACCTCAGTTTCATGGTGAATATCGCCATACTTGATCGAGTCCGTCCAGACCAGGTCGAACACGTTGTCCACCGCTTGCAGATACATGGCGATGCGCTCCGTGCCGTACGTGATTTCGCCCGTGATCGGAGCCAGTTCAATCCCGCCGATCTCCTGAAAGTAGGTAAACTGGGTAATTTCCATTCCATCCAGACGCACCTCCCAGCCAAGTCCCCAGGCTCCCAGCGTCGGCGACTCCCAATCGTCTTGGATGAAGCGAATGTCGTGCTCCTTTGGATTGATTCCCAGCCGGGACAGACTCTCTAGATACAGCTCTTGGATATTGTCCGGTGCAGGCTTCAGCACGACTTGGTACTGATAATAGTGCTGGAGACGGTTGGGGTTTTCGCCATAGCGGCCATCAGTCGGACGGCGGCAGGGCTGCGCATAGGCCGCCCGCCATGGTTCCGGTCCGAGTGATCGCAGGAACGTGGCCGGATGAAACGTGCCTGCACCCATTTCCACGTCATAGGGTTGATGAACGACACAGCCTTGATCGGCCCAGAAACGATGGAGGGCGAGAATAAGGTCTTGAAAATTCACGGAGATACAACCTGGTTGGGCAAAGAACGGATGTCTGCTCTGAAAACAAGCGCCAAGCTAGCAAGAATACTTTTCCCCTGTCAAGAAACAAGCCCTCTAGATCAATGGCTTGGAGTCTGAAAATCGTTTCTCTTGTGGGCTAACCACTGTGATAGGCATCATCTCACGAGCCAAAGACCTATCAACTGTATCCTTTCTGATCCACCTCGGTATCCAATCAGATACTACTTCGGCGTTTGCTGCGGGCATTCACTCATAATCTTCACAGATTTGAGGACTGTCTACGATACGCTCCTAGGCAAGCTACTTGCTCGTTGACTCTACGTACATGCGTCGGTACTCTCGCACTCAAGAACTCGCCTGGGGCTGAAGGCTTCGTTAGTTGAGCAGCGTCAGCGCTTGAACGATGCTCATAAGGACGCAGGAGGATATGGTTATGCGATCGATACAGACTGTCATCACGCTCGTTCTTGCCCTTGCCTTATTCTTGGGGTATTCGGTCCTGAGGGATGCGCAGGCTATCGCCAGCGGCGGCAAGCCCACCGCTTCAGCATTTCACTATGGCAAACAGCTGACGGATGCCGAGTTGGTCGGAGCGGAGATTTGGTTCAATGCCACAGCCGGCAACGCTCGCTTCTTTACCTACGTCTATCAACAACGGCTCGGCGTCATGATCGATTGGTATCGGGTGTTGCGAAGTGACGCACGAGACGCGCGTTTCCATCGGTGGGGTCTGATCAACGATCCGGATTGTTGTAAGCCGGGCGATCCTCACTGTCCGGCCAAGAGCTATGACGAGACCTATGGTTTCGACTTTTGTCCGGGTGACGATGAACTGCTCAAGCATGTCGGGAAGACCGGTTACCGCGATCCTGCCTGCGACCTGGAGGACGTGCCGGTCGCCAAGGGTGACCCGCACGGTCAAAAAGATCTGCGGCAGTCGGCCTGCGACCTTGAATTCGGGACGTCGACCGGAGCACTTGGGTTACGCAAATTTCCAAATCCGAAGTTCGACAAGGTGAAATGGCTCAAAATTAACGGCGGACATCTGGACTCGTGGGACGGCTATACGGCCAAAGTGGTGCCGCGCAAGGACCGTGAAGCGCCCGCCAAGAGTCACCTGGTCGACGGCTCGATCGAGCCGCCCTATCGTATCGGCATGTCCTGTGGTGCCTGTCATATTGCCTTCGATCCGATTCGCCCTCCCAAAGATCCGGTCCATCCGAAATGGGAGAATCTCTCCGGCACAGTCGGCAATCAGTACGGGCGATTCGCGCAGATCTTGGGATCGGGAATGGCGCCGAACACCATTGAGTACCAAATCTACGGGCATTCGCGCCCTGGTGCCGTCGATACCTCCGCGATTCCCAACGATCAGGTCAACAACGCCGGTACCATGAACGCCATCATCAACCTGGTCAAGCGACCGACGTTCGAAGAAGACATCATCAAGTGGCGCAAGACCAATCAGTGTCCGGCCGGCGGCGACGAGCGGACCTGTTGGTGCGAGCCGGGCAAGGACGGCAAGTGTTGGGAGCGGGGCCGCAAGAAAGAATTGGTCCATCACATCCTGAAAGGGGGAGAAGACAGCATCGGCGCGCTCGAAGCGATTCAGCGGGTGTACTTCAACATCGGCAGTTGCTCGGAGGAAGGGTGGGTCAATCATCTCACCGATATGCGGCAGCTCGATCCCACGATACGTGGATTCGGCCAGACGCCGTTCGACATCGGACAGGTGCGCCGGGACTGTCCGCAATTCCGTGCGATCGAAGACCGTTTAGGGGAAATTCTTCAGTTCTTGCTGACCGGAGCCCCGGCCGACCTGTACCAAGCCCGTGGGTTGAAGAACAACGATGCGCTCGTCGAACAGCTCAATAAGGAATTCGGGAAGGGCGCAGTTGAGCAGGGTCGCGTGATTTTCGCGAGCAAATGCGCCACGTGCCATTCCAGCCAGAGCCCACCGTTCGAGAATCGAGATTTTCGAACGGTCTCCACAGATCCCAAAAATAATGGTATTCGCATCGATTGGCTCGGCAACGACAAGCTCATCCCCGTGAGTGAAGTCGGGACGAACCGCTCGCGATCCCTCCATTCCAATCACATGCAGGGCCGCGTCTGGGAAGAGTACGGCTCTGAAACCTTGCGGGCGAAGCCAGGCGATCCGCAGCTCAAGGAACCCTCAGACGGAGGACGGGGCTACTACCGAAATATCTCGCTGCTCAGCCTCTGGGCCTACGCTCCCTTCATGCACAACAACGCCGTGGGCCCCGAAGTCTGCGGTGGTCCATTGGACGAGCACTACTACTCATCCTATGTCGATAAAGATGGAAAACCGGTGGCCTCCCCTCCACCCTGTTGGATATTCGACCCCAGCGTGGAAGGACGATTCAAGCTCTACAAAGCGTCGATGAAAGAGTTACTCAACCCTTCTCAACGAATTCCAAAGGTGACAGGATTCAATCACGAGGTGACCATTCGGCTGTTCCCCAAGCTGGGTGACGGCAAACTGGAGCGTTACGTCGACACGGCCATTCGCTTCCCGCT
It encodes the following:
- the ribD gene encoding bifunctional diaminohydroxyphosphoribosylaminopyrimidine deaminase/5-amino-6-(5-phosphoribosylamino)uracil reductase RibD, encoding MTSSQRDLYFMTLALRLAAKGQGTTSPNPMVGALVVRQGRIIGEGFHLRPGTPHAEILALQKTDKGARGATLYVTLEPCCHLKKRTPPCVPEIIRSGVRRVVVAMPDPNPSVKGRGAAALRQAGLAITIGVARSEAEALNKFYCHWMKTSRPYVILKAGMTLDGKVATATGESRWITGTSSRREVHQLRRAVDAILIGVGTVLVDDPSLTARTGPRLDKLALRQPLRIVVDSRLRTPFNAQILAQQDKAKTIVATTAAAPTTRRSVLQKQGIEILTLPALQGRVSLPALLKQLGRRGILSLLVEGGSEINAAMMKAKLIDHIRLYMAPLLLGGQNAKGVIGGASPARLAGAIKLRRIVTRSVGNDFVVEGDL
- the glyS gene encoding glycine--tRNA ligase subunit beta — protein: MKRTLVKKPRQKPRSLKSTAEFLFEIGMEELPFEFVAPALTALRESADRMFQDARLSFKSVNTYGTPRRLVLVVDDLLAHQTAVVKETMGPSRMVAFDQTGQPTRAAMGFATGQGVAVESLELRETPKGEYLFAVKHDAGRETATLLTELLPHLVAKISFPKAMKWNETGLRFARPVRWIVALFGGSVVPVEIAGIRAGNRTFGHRVMGGGKPIIVRDFKTYSRELERRGVMVDPERRRAKIQTHIDGLCAEAGVALNADDALLDQAVYTTEWPCALLGNFKPEYLAVPPEVLMTSMKHHQGFFSVRDKQSGKLAPHFITIADNEPQNMSLIRTGNERVLAARLADAKFFFDEDRKVKLEERGKKLAGVTFHQKLGTMAHKAERVCKLARLIAGSLALPQDSIEACARAAQLCKADLLSGIVGEFPELQGIMGGYYAEHDGEKREVCDAIRDQYVPRGMDGALPETTEGLVLGLADRLDTIVAFFQAGIIPKGSEDPFALRRHALSVVRIVIEGTIKLDLRRMLTSVRQGLETDVKPAASSVEDPFGFIIERFRFYMKTTKNLRDDVMHAVTGSVTNECDLIDLARRMEVLQTTASLPEFDPLIVGFNRANNILRKEGVRRSEPTAVDSSLFKDDAERELHTRLQSMEERYDRLIEQRQYKDALDCLVQLKPSIDRFFESVMVNVEDSALRHNRLSLLRHVADGFFGRFADFSQIVVQVR
- a CDS encoding glycine--tRNA ligase subunit alpha; translation: MNFQDLILALHRFWADQGCVVHQPYDVEMGAGTFHPATFLRSLGPEPWRAAYAQPCRRPTDGRYGENPNRLQHYYQYQVVLKPAPDNIQELYLESLSRLGINPKEHDIRFIQDDWESPTLGAWGLGWEVRLDGMEITQFTYFQEIGGIELAPITGEITYGTERIAMYLQAVDNVFDLVWTDSIKYGDIHHETEVQGSRYNFEEADVSMLMQAFQANEAECKRLLAQADKRLTLPAYDYCIKSSHAFNLLDARGAISVAERTGYIARVRALARQCAERYIEERASMGHPLMRMQVTHR
- a CDS encoding MFS transporter — its product is MTTSRSFVLICTVGIFCFISYNMVRMPALSLFAESLGASPERIGLIVSVSTLTGVLLKLPSGALSDIYGRRFLLRIGVVAFGLPPFLYPFITNLDALTALRFLHGFATAIFAPSALATVAELYRERRGAALGTYTACTQSGSLLGPFLGGYLVHAAGFPTAFVTAGVFGCIAMLLFYSLHLDVSVPDRREQGLTVVLSEMWKGFAVVAKNSKVLITSMTDAAKMIANGALMAFLPLYGVAVGLNPGEVGLLFTVQAFTSFFSKPIMGRISDRVGRQPLIVLGLTICAGSFVCIPYVAMFPVLLLLSAGFGFGEAVVSSSSSALVADSSEFKTLGAGMGMQGTIMDIGHASGPLLAGLLIARMSYGGAFMVIAGLQITAAVVFWLAMRKK
- the ppdK gene encoding pyruvate, phosphate dikinase gives rise to the protein MAKKYVYYFGDGKAEGTSNMKELLGGKGAGLAEMTNLGISVPPGFTITTEACIEYYKQGKKYPSGMWEATLAALKRVERSMGMGFGDPEKPLLVSVRSGARASMPGMMDTVLNVGLTLKTVEGLAAKTKNERFAQDSYRRFVTMFGSIVMGVPREHFEAILNHKKEEMGVAHETQLDGRALRDLVGRFKSLVKEETGKDFPDDPNEQLRMAINAVFSSWNGARAITYRRLNGIPDHWGTAVNVVAMVFGNMGDTSGTGVAFTRDPNTGEHKFFGECLMNAQGEDVVAGIRTPLPVSALAKNVPAAYKDLEHTYKKLEKHYRDMLDLEFTIQEGKLYMLQTRVGKRTGISAVRIAVEMVKAGLITKREAVQRVSPDQLAQYLYPIFDSTVESSQTPLGKGLPAGPGAAAGKIALTPDRAVEMKAAGQRVVLVREETSPDDIHGMNAATGFLTARGGMTSHAAVVARQMGKVCVAGCDAVQVIDAQSVRIGSKVFREGDYISVNGSTGNVYDGDVPVVESEIIQVVQGKLDAKQSPKYQLFATLLSWADSVRRLRVRANADVPDQARIARGFGAEGIGLCRTEHMFFAEDRIPIMQKMILARTKEEREKYLEQLLPLQKQDFVGLYREMQGYPVTIRLLDPPLHEFLPKREELMVEIAQLELTENDEANLEEKRRLLARVEELHEFNPMLGLRGCRLGITMPEITRMQARAIMEAACELAKEGKKIVPEIMIPLVGMVSEMKSQKDLVKEVAQETMKRYGVKLSYLVGTMIELPRAAVTADRVAQEAEFFSFGTNDLTQTTFGFSRDDAAKFIDFYKTEKIMDSDPFAVLDREGVGLLMKQAIEGGRKTRSELKLGICGEHGGDPSSVEFCHQLGLDYVSCSPFRVAIARLAAAQAAIAESSAKPAGKKARTERKPSTSRRKRR